The DNA segment CACGGACGGCGGGTTCTTCAGGTACTCCACGATTTCCACCGGCTCACCCAGGCGCCCGGCGGCTTCTTCGACCATGGCAAGCGTTTCGCGCGACTTGGAGCAGCGGGGGTTGTGGTAGATCGTGATCATGGCAGGTGTCCTTTCTTGTTGATGGGCGCCCCACGCTTGGGCGGTGGCACTAATGCGGTGCAAATCCAACGGCACTATATACAACACAACGGGCTGCGCGCAGGTACAAAGCCACAAGTGTCGGGCACGCATCCTGCGTTGCCCCAAGTCCATGCATCCGGCCACAGGCCTTGCTTCCGCAATGACAACCGCTACCGCCACCAAACGTCCTGTCCCCGCCCGCAAGCCGTTCACGCTGCGCGACGCCACCGCCGCCGACGTGCCGGCCATCCACGCCATCTACGCGCACCATGTCCTGCACGGCCGCGCTTCATTCGAGGAAGTGCCGCCGACCGTCGACGACATGCGCCTGCGCTTCGCCGAGGTGCACCGCAAGAACCTGCCCTACCTGGTCGCGGAGCGCGATGGCGAGGTGCTGGGCTACGCCTATGCGTCGGCCTACCGCACCCGCAGCGCCTACCGCTTCGCTATCGAGGATTCGATCTATATCGACCACCGCTGCGTGGGCGAGGGATTGGGACAGGCGCTGCTGTCAGCGCTGATCGCGCGCTGCGAGACCGGGCCGTGGCGCCAGATGGTCGCGGTGGTCGCCTGCACCGCCAGTGGCGAAGGTGCTGGCTCGGTGGCGGTGCATGAGCGGCTGGGGTTTCAAACCGTGGGCCGGCTGGAAGCGGTCGGCTATAAGCATGGGCAGTGGATCGATACGGTGTTGATGCAGCGGATGCTGGGGACGGGGGCGAAGACGCTGCCGGAGTAGGCGGAAGCGGCACACATCGCGACAACTGGCCGCCATCCTCTGGTAGCTCTCGCTGAAGAAACAAAAAAACGCCACGGCAATGCCCGTGGCGTTTTCATGCTGCAAGCGAGCAATGCCGATGACAGTCGTCCGGAACGACTCGCTTACTTCATCAGGTCCGACAACGCCAGCGCCACCACCTTGGTCGCACGGTTCAGGTCGTTCAGGCGCAGGTTCTCGTCCGAGTTGTGGCCACGTGCTTCCATCAGCGTGCGCGGGCCGGCACCGTACAGCACCGTCGGAATGCCGCGCTTGGTGTAGTGGCGGGCATCGGTGTAGAGCGGCACGCCCTGCACCGGGATTTCCACGCCGAACACCGACTCGGCACGGCTCTTCAGGGCACCAATCAGCTTCTCGACGCCCGGCAGTTCCGACAGCGGCTCGGCCAGGATGATGCGCTCGACCTTCACTTCGATGCCCGGGCGGTCCTTGGCGGCCTTCTCGACCACGGCGCGGATTTCGCCTTCGGCGTCGAAGCCGATTTCCTCGGGGATCATGCGGCGGTCAACGCGGAAGGTCACCAGGTCAGGCACCACGTTGGTGTTGATGCCGCCCTTGATCAGGCCGACGTTCAGCGTGGCGGTGTCGATGCCAGGCACCTTCGACTTGCGCGTGGCCAGCTCGGCACGCAGGCCGTAGATGGCTTGCAGGATATGGGTGGCGGCTTCAATCGCGTCGACGCCGGTGTGCGGCATGGCGGCGTGGCCTTGCTTGCCCTTGACCGTCACTTCGACGTGCAGGCAGCCGTTGTGCGACGAGGTGATGCCGTACGAGAAGCCGGCC comes from the Cupriavidus sp. P-10 genome and includes:
- a CDS encoding GNAT family N-acetyltransferase, which codes for MTTATATKRPVPARKPFTLRDATAADVPAIHAIYAHHVLHGRASFEEVPPTVDDMRLRFAEVHRKNLPYLVAERDGEVLGYAYASAYRTRSAYRFAIEDSIYIDHRCVGEGLGQALLSALIARCETGPWRQMVAVVACTASGEGAGSVAVHERLGFQTVGRLEAVGYKHGQWIDTVLMQRMLGTGAKTLPE
- a CDS encoding M20/M25/M40 family metallo-hydrolase, yielding MNPTETTLTQFIDQHRPQQEAFLAELVKVPSDNPAGDCDAHGKRARELLEGLGFAVEAHKVPDAQVKAAGMISATNLIVRKQFGTGGPTIAMNAHGDVVPPGLGWTKDPYGGEIADSEHGPVMYGRGVAVSKSDFATYTYAVLALMEAEKQGATINGAVELQFTYDEETGGDIGPKFLLDNNLSKADYAISAGFSYGITSSHNGCLHVEVTVKGKQGHAAMPHTGVDAIEAATHILQAIYGLRAELATRKSKVPGIDTATLNVGLIKGGINTNVVPDLVTFRVDRRMIPEEIGFDAEGEIRAVVEKAAKDRPGIEVKVERIILAEPLSELPGVEKLIGALKSRAESVFGVEIPVQGVPLYTDARHYTKRGIPTVLYGAGPRTLMEARGHNSDENLRLNDLNRATKVVALALSDLMK